One Caldisericaceae bacterium DNA segment encodes these proteins:
- the buk gene encoding butyrate kinase translates to MKILVINPGSTSTKIAVYEDEKGIFSKTIEHSKEELSKFQRISDQLEFRKETILDVLNSEHFDLKHFSAISARGGNIHPVVSGTYIVNEKMVNDMLSLKYGAHASNLGAPIAFELSKEFNIPAFIVDPVIVDEMEPMNKITGIKGILRQAKDHPLNQKAVGRVVAKQLNKTYEDCNFVIAHLGGGISIGAHRKGKIIDVNNALNGDGPFTPERAGDIPNVSLVEMCFSNQYTKEEILSILAGKGGLVSHLNTNSLKEVFNRIENGDEYAKLVYEAMVLQISKWIGIMSVVLKGEIDAIILTGGMCYSDKLVKDIISYVGWIAQVIPVPGEFEMRALAEGALRVLRKEEEPKTYE, encoded by the coding sequence ATGAAAATTTTAGTAATTAACCCAGGCTCAACCTCTACAAAAATAGCCGTTTATGAGGATGAAAAAGGCATTTTCTCTAAAACTATTGAGCACTCAAAGGAAGAACTTTCAAAATTTCAAAGGATCTCCGATCAACTTGAATTTAGAAAAGAAACTATTTTGGATGTGCTAAATAGCGAACATTTTGATCTAAAACATTTTAGTGCAATTTCTGCAAGAGGTGGTAATATACATCCAGTTGTATCTGGCACTTACATTGTTAACGAAAAAATGGTAAATGATATGCTTTCGCTTAAATACGGAGCGCATGCTTCCAACCTGGGAGCACCTATTGCATTTGAGTTATCAAAAGAATTCAATATTCCTGCTTTTATTGTAGATCCTGTAATAGTTGATGAAATGGAGCCTATGAATAAAATTACAGGCATAAAAGGAATTTTAAGGCAAGCAAAAGATCACCCTTTAAATCAAAAAGCCGTGGGTAGAGTTGTTGCAAAGCAACTTAATAAAACTTACGAAGATTGCAATTTTGTTATTGCCCACCTTGGTGGAGGTATCTCTATAGGAGCACATAGAAAAGGTAAAATTATAGATGTAAACAATGCCCTCAACGGAGATGGGCCTTTTACACCTGAAAGGGCAGGAGATATACCAAATGTATCACTTGTTGAAATGTGTTTCTCAAATCAATACACCAAAGAGGAGATATTAAGTATTCTTGCAGGAAAAGGTGGGCTTGTGTCTCACTTAAATACAAATTCTCTAAAAGAAGTTTTTAATAGAATTGAAAATGGAGATGAATACGCAAAACTTGTTTATGAAGCAATGGTTCTTCAGATATCAAAATGGATTGGTATAATGTCGGTTGTTCTTAAAGGAGAAATTGATGCTATAATCCTTACAGGAGGAATGTGCTATTCAGATAAATTGGTAAAGGATATTATTTCTTATGTGGGTTGGATTGCGCAGGTTATACCAGTCCCAGGAGAGTTTGAAATGAGGGCTTTAGCAGAAGGTGCCTTAAGAGTTTTAAGGAAGGAAGAAGAGCCTAAAACATACGAATAA
- a CDS encoding Lin0512 family protein, producing MENYKRFVMEFGFGIDSHGQDSTNAAIKAVKDAISRVYIIGLLELPIKDFKINAVIGVPHHKEVDIEKVKEAFPIKNNLNIEIKEGGLIDYGTIMEEFNDKTNEILIAVCSITVSVLI from the coding sequence ATGGAAAACTATAAAAGGTTTGTTATGGAGTTTGGTTTTGGAATTGATTCTCACGGACAAGACTCAACTAACGCAGCAATAAAAGCAGTAAAGGACGCAATTTCAAGAGTTTATATAATCGGCTTACTTGAATTACCAATTAAAGATTTTAAAATTAACGCTGTTATTGGAGTGCCACATCATAAGGAAGTTGATATTGAGAAAGTAAAAGAAGCATTTCCAATAAAAAATAATTTGAATATTGAAATAAAAGAAGGCGGACTTATAGACTACGGTACAATAATGGAAGAATTCAACGATAAAACAAACGAAATACTTATTGCAGTTTGTAGCATCACTGTAAGTGTATTAATTTAA